A genomic window from Mesorhizobium sp. CAU 1732 includes:
- a CDS encoding 4-hydroxyproline epimerase, with protein sequence MARHSFFCIDGHTCGNPVRLVAGGGPILDGATMMERRAHFLAEYDWIRKGLMFEPRGHDVMSGSILYPPTRDDCDIGILFIETSGCLPMCGHGTIGTVTMAIEHGLVTPKTPGTLRLDTPAGLVIAEYRQEGQYVEEVRITNVPSFLYAEGLEVECPDLGPLKVDVAYGGNFYAIVEQQENYRDMADHSAGDLIAWSPVLRERLNQLYSFEHPLDPSISRLSHILWTGVPTVEGADARNAVFYGDKAIDRSPCGTGTSARMAQLHAKGRLKAGDTFVHESIIGSLFKGKVEGETSVGERPAMVPSIGGWARMTGLNTIFIDDRDPFAHGFSVL encoded by the coding sequence ATGGCACGACATTCGTTCTTCTGCATCGACGGCCACACCTGCGGAAACCCGGTACGCCTCGTTGCCGGCGGCGGGCCCATTCTCGACGGCGCGACGATGATGGAGCGCAGGGCGCACTTTCTCGCCGAATATGACTGGATCCGCAAAGGCCTGATGTTCGAGCCGCGCGGTCACGACGTGATGTCCGGCTCGATCCTCTATCCGCCGACGCGCGACGATTGCGACATCGGCATCCTGTTCATCGAGACGTCCGGCTGCCTGCCGATGTGCGGGCATGGCACGATCGGCACGGTGACGATGGCGATCGAGCATGGGCTGGTGACACCCAAGACGCCCGGCACGCTGCGGCTCGACACGCCCGCCGGCCTCGTGATCGCCGAATATCGCCAGGAGGGGCAGTATGTCGAGGAGGTCCGGATCACCAACGTCCCGTCCTTCCTTTATGCCGAAGGGCTCGAGGTCGAGTGCCCCGATCTCGGCCCCTTAAAGGTGGACGTCGCCTATGGCGGCAATTTCTACGCGATCGTCGAGCAACAGGAAAACTACCGGGACATGGCCGATCACTCGGCTGGCGACCTGATCGCCTGGAGCCCCGTGCTGCGCGAACGGCTCAACCAGCTTTATTCATTCGAGCACCCGCTGGATCCTTCCATCAGCCGATTGAGCCATATCCTGTGGACCGGCGTGCCGACTGTGGAGGGTGCGGATGCGCGCAACGCCGTGTTCTACGGCGACAAGGCGATCGACCGTTCGCCCTGCGGGACCGGCACGTCGGCGCGGATGGCGCAGCTTCACGCGAAGGGCAGGCTCAAGGCCGGCGACACCTTCGTGCACGAATCGATCATCGGCTCGCTCTTCAAGGGCAAGGTGGAGGGCGAAACCAGCGTGGGAGAGCGGCCGGCGATGGTTCCTTCCATCGGCGGATGGGCGCGCATGACCGGGCTGAACACGATCTTCATCGACGATCGGGATCCGTTCGCGCACGGCTTCTCGGTACTGTAG
- a CDS encoding FAD-binding oxidoreductase — MTHTIDSAVIGAGIIGCAVAAALSDAGRQVTVFDRTGICDETSAGNAAAFAFSDVLPLAQKGMVRNLPRWLSDPLGPLSIPPAYLPQLLPWLWRFWRAGSSRHREASLAAQVSLMRLAESEWMALLDRSGTRAMLREDGSLELYESESEFEASLAGWGERERFGIEFRHVAGDELAALQPGLSPRFVKGTFVPGWKTVSDPQILGKAVFAHAQRGGAIFEKRTVERIDADSRGGARIRFTDGEEVACRKLVVAAGAWSHRLTAMMGDRIPLETERGYNTTLPADAFDVRRQLIFSGHGFVITPLETGLRVGGAVELAGLERAPDYRRARAMLQKAASFLPGLRTEGGREWMGYRPSLPDSLPVIGCSTASRDIVYAFGHGHLGLTQSAATGRLVRDLVLGQAAPIDLSPFSAQRF; from the coding sequence ATGACACACACGATCGATAGTGCCGTTATAGGAGCGGGCATTATCGGCTGCGCGGTCGCGGCTGCGCTGTCGGATGCGGGCAGGCAGGTCACGGTTTTCGACCGGACCGGCATTTGTGACGAAACCAGCGCCGGAAACGCGGCTGCGTTCGCCTTCTCGGATGTTCTTCCTTTGGCGCAAAAGGGCATGGTGCGAAACCTGCCGCGATGGCTGTCCGACCCACTAGGGCCGCTCTCGATACCGCCCGCCTATCTGCCGCAGCTTCTTCCCTGGCTGTGGCGTTTCTGGCGGGCGGGCAGTTCCCGGCATCGCGAGGCGAGCCTCGCCGCCCAGGTCTCCTTGATGCGGCTTGCCGAAAGCGAGTGGATGGCGCTGCTCGATCGCTCCGGCACGCGGGCCATGCTGCGCGAGGACGGCTCGCTCGAGCTTTATGAGAGCGAAAGTGAGTTCGAGGCCTCGCTGGCCGGCTGGGGCGAGCGGGAGCGCTTCGGCATCGAATTCCGTCATGTCGCGGGTGATGAACTGGCCGCCCTCCAGCCGGGCCTGTCGCCGCGTTTCGTGAAAGGTACCTTCGTTCCCGGCTGGAAGACGGTCTCGGATCCTCAAATCCTTGGCAAGGCCGTCTTCGCGCATGCGCAACGCGGCGGCGCGATCTTCGAAAAGCGCACGGTCGAGCGGATCGACGCGGACAGCCGCGGCGGCGCGCGCATTCGCTTCACGGATGGCGAGGAGGTTGCGTGCCGCAAGCTCGTCGTCGCGGCCGGCGCCTGGTCGCATCGGCTGACGGCGATGATGGGCGATCGCATCCCGTTGGAGACCGAGCGCGGCTACAACACGACGCTTCCCGCGGATGCGTTCGACGTGCGGCGCCAGCTCATCTTCTCCGGGCACGGCTTCGTCATCACGCCGCTCGAAACCGGGTTGCGCGTGGGCGGCGCGGTCGAGCTTGCAGGGTTGGAGCGCGCGCCGGATTATCGCCGTGCCCGCGCAATGCTCCAAAAGGCCGCCAGCTTTCTGCCGGGGCTCAGGACCGAGGGCGGTCGTGAATGGATGGGCTACCGCCCGTCGCTGCCTGATTCACTGCCCGTGATCGGCTGCTCGACAGCCTCTCGCGATATCGTCTACGCTTTCGGCCACGGCCATCTCGGTCTCACGCAATCGGCCGCCACCGGCCGTCTGGTGCGTGATCTCGTGCTCGGGCAGGCCGCGCCCATCGATCTGTCTCCCTTTTCCGCGCAACGGTTCTGA
- a CDS encoding dihydrodipicolinate synthase family protein, whose product MWAGVIPAVTTKFTESDTLDHAEMERCFGIQMDAGCDGLIVCGSLGEGPMLHADEKLAILKTAQSAAAGKPVLLTVNEAATRDACALARQAAKAGADGLMVVPSPIYHTNPAETVATLKAVAEAGDLPIMIYSNRLAYRVDVTIPIMEELAADKRFVAVKESSDDIRRSTEIINAFGDRFDLFTGVDNLAYEALSIGAIGWVAGLVTAFPRETVAIYQLMKQGRRDEALAIYRWFRPLLDLDVSTYLVQNIKLAEVHALGTNERVRMPRMPLSGERRVAVEKVITDALAVRPNLPSF is encoded by the coding sequence ATGTGGGCAGGCGTAATCCCGGCGGTTACAACGAAATTCACCGAGTCTGACACGCTCGATCATGCGGAAATGGAGCGCTGCTTCGGTATCCAGATGGATGCCGGCTGCGATGGCCTCATCGTCTGCGGCTCGCTGGGCGAAGGACCGATGCTGCATGCCGACGAGAAGCTCGCCATTCTCAAGACGGCGCAGTCCGCCGCGGCTGGCAAGCCGGTTCTGCTGACGGTGAACGAAGCGGCGACGCGCGATGCCTGCGCGCTTGCCAGGCAGGCGGCGAAGGCCGGAGCCGACGGCCTGATGGTCGTGCCGAGCCCGATCTACCACACCAATCCCGCCGAGACCGTCGCGACGCTCAAGGCGGTCGCGGAGGCCGGCGACCTGCCGATCATGATCTACTCCAACCGTCTGGCCTATCGCGTCGACGTGACGATCCCGATCATGGAAGAACTCGCCGCCGACAAAAGGTTCGTCGCGGTCAAGGAATCGTCCGACGACATCCGCCGCTCGACCGAGATCATCAACGCATTCGGCGACCGGTTCGATCTCTTCACCGGCGTCGACAATCTCGCCTATGAGGCGTTGTCGATCGGCGCCATCGGTTGGGTGGCGGGGCTGGTCACCGCCTTCCCGCGCGAGACGGTCGCGATCTACCAGCTCATGAAGCAGGGTCGCCGCGACGAAGCGCTTGCCATCTATCGCTGGTTCCGCCCGTTGCTCGACCTCGACGTCTCGACCTATCTGGTCCAGAACATCAAGCTTGCCGAAGTTCACGCGCTCGGCACCAATGAGCGGGTTCGCATGCCGCGCATGCCGCTCTCGGGCGAGCGTCGGGTGGCGGTGGAGAAAGTGATCACCGATGCGCTGGCGGTACGGCCGAATCTGCCGTCATTCTGA
- a CDS encoding GntR family transcriptional regulator: protein MTDTATQVQIIETPQEGAAVRAHRVLERMIVTLELAPSSITTEGALIERLAVGRTPVREAIQRLAWDGLLEVRPRSGLAIAPLRAADWTLVVEARRGVEAVLARSAARHASADARASLHSAAHAMSKAVEARDTIAFLEADKLLDEVIAAASDNEYAVRVAAPLQTHSRRFWYRYQADSGLAQSAEHHVGLIKAILDGNEHRAASEAHRLMAMLSQLAHQAGRR from the coding sequence ATGACCGATACAGCGACCCAAGTGCAGATCATTGAAACCCCGCAGGAGGGCGCGGCGGTGCGTGCTCACAGGGTGCTGGAACGGATGATCGTGACACTGGAACTCGCGCCCTCCAGCATCACGACGGAGGGTGCGCTGATCGAGCGGCTGGCTGTCGGCCGGACGCCGGTAAGAGAAGCGATCCAGCGGCTTGCCTGGGACGGCCTGCTCGAAGTGCGCCCGCGCTCCGGCCTCGCGATCGCGCCGCTTCGCGCTGCGGACTGGACCCTGGTCGTGGAAGCGCGGCGTGGCGTGGAAGCCGTACTCGCGCGCTCGGCGGCGCGCCACGCGTCGGCGGATGCGCGCGCAAGTCTGCACTCCGCCGCTCACGCGATGAGCAAGGCCGTCGAGGCGCGCGACACGATCGCGTTTCTGGAGGCCGACAAATTGCTGGACGAGGTGATAGCCGCCGCTTCGGACAATGAGTATGCGGTGCGCGTCGCTGCACCGCTCCAGACGCACAGCCGGCGCTTCTGGTATCGCTACCAGGCCGATTCAGGCCTGGCCCAGTCGGCGGAGCATCATGTCGGGCTGATCAAGGCTATTCTGGACGGAAACGAACATCGTGCCGCGAGCGAAGCACATCGCCTGATGGCGATGCTGTCACAACTCGCGCATCAGGCAGGCCGGCGTTAG
- a CDS encoding CoA-acylating methylmalonate-semialdehyde dehydrogenase: MLEIGHFIGGKKVAGTSGRTQNVMQPMDGSVRGTVALASKEELRAAVENAKAAQIGWAATNPQRRVRVLMKFLDLVQNEYDELAETLAREHGKTIADAKGDIQRGLEVVEVCIGAPHLMKGEFTDGAGPGIDVYSMRQPLGVVAGITPFNFPAMIPLWKIAPAIACGNAFILKPSERDPSVPIRIAELFLEAGLPAGVLNVVNGDKEVVDAILDDPDIKAVGFVGSTPIAQYIYSRATANGKRAQCFGGAKNHAIIMPDADMDQTVDALIGAGYGSAGERCMAISVAVPVGKETADRLIEKLAPRVESLKVGPSTDNSADFGPLVTKEALERVKGYVDTGVAEGAKLVVDGREFSLQGYENGYYMGGCLFDDVTADMRIYKEEIFGPVLSVVRADTYEKAITFANEHEMGNGVAIFTRDGDAARDFASRVQVGMVGINVPIPVPIAYYTFGGWKASSFGDLNQHGADAFRFYTKTKTVTSRWPSGIKDGAEFVIPTMN, translated from the coding sequence ATGCTCGAGATCGGACATTTCATCGGCGGCAAGAAGGTCGCCGGCACGAGCGGCCGCACGCAGAACGTCATGCAGCCCATGGACGGATCGGTGCGGGGCACCGTCGCGCTCGCCTCCAAAGAGGAACTGCGCGCGGCTGTCGAAAACGCCAAGGCCGCGCAGATCGGCTGGGCGGCGACCAATCCGCAGCGGCGCGTGCGCGTTTTGATGAAATTTCTCGATCTCGTTCAGAACGAATACGACGAGTTGGCCGAGACGCTGGCCCGCGAGCACGGCAAGACCATTGCCGACGCCAAGGGCGATATCCAGCGTGGTCTTGAAGTCGTCGAAGTGTGCATCGGCGCGCCGCATCTGATGAAGGGCGAGTTCACCGACGGCGCCGGTCCCGGCATCGACGTCTACTCGATGCGCCAGCCGCTCGGCGTGGTTGCCGGCATCACGCCGTTCAACTTCCCGGCCATGATCCCGTTGTGGAAGATCGCGCCTGCGATCGCATGCGGCAATGCGTTCATCCTCAAGCCGTCCGAGCGCGATCCGTCCGTGCCGATCCGCATCGCCGAACTGTTCCTCGAAGCGGGCCTGCCTGCCGGCGTGCTGAACGTCGTCAATGGCGACAAGGAAGTGGTCGACGCGATCCTCGACGATCCGGACATCAAGGCTGTCGGGTTCGTCGGATCGACGCCAATCGCGCAGTACATCTACTCGCGCGCCACGGCGAACGGAAAGCGCGCGCAGTGCTTCGGCGGCGCGAAGAACCACGCGATCATCATGCCGGACGCCGACATGGACCAGACCGTCGATGCGCTGATCGGCGCCGGCTATGGTTCGGCCGGCGAACGCTGCATGGCGATCTCGGTCGCGGTGCCCGTGGGCAAGGAAACCGCCGATCGGCTGATCGAAAAGCTGGCCCCGCGCGTCGAGAGCCTCAAGGTCGGCCCGTCCACCGACAATTCGGCTGATTTCGGCCCGCTCGTGACCAAGGAAGCGCTGGAGCGCGTGAAGGGCTATGTCGATACCGGCGTCGCGGAAGGCGCGAAGCTGGTGGTGGACGGCCGCGAGTTCAGCCTGCAGGGCTATGAAAACGGCTACTATATGGGCGGCTGCCTGTTCGACGACGTGACCGCCGACATGCGCATCTACAAGGAAGAAATCTTCGGGCCGGTGCTTTCGGTCGTGCGCGCCGACACCTACGAAAAGGCGATCACCTTCGCCAACGAACACGAGATGGGCAATGGCGTCGCGATCTTCACGCGCGATGGCGACGCGGCGCGCGATTTCGCATCCCGCGTCCAGGTCGGCATGGTCGGCATCAACGTGCCGATCCCGGTGCCGATCGCCTACTACACGTTCGGTGGCTGGAAGGCGTCGTCCTTCGGCGATCTGAACCAGCACGGCGCGGATGCCTTTCGCTTCTACACCAAGACCAAGACGGTCACCTCGCGCTGGCCGTCCGGCATCAAGGACGGCGCTGAGTTCGTCATACCGACGATGAATTAG
- a CDS encoding LysR family transcriptional regulator: protein MNWDDVRIFLAVARAGQILGAARRLELNHATVSRRIAALEKALGAKLFRRLTTGSELTAEGDRFVTVAERIEADMIAARADIAGESDEVSGVVRIGAPDGFGVAFLAPRLGALAERHPGLAIQLVPVPRSFSLSRREADIAITVERPTEGRLVAGKLVDYTLGLFASRAYADRNGLPETAADLVGHRLVGYVPDLLISPSLDYGPEIMPGWQADFAVSSALGQVEAVRSGAGIGILHTFIARVHDDLVPVPVVAPIRRGYWLVYHETVRPLRRVQAVSAFIAEIVEAERERFV, encoded by the coding sequence ATGAACTGGGACGACGTTCGCATTTTCCTCGCGGTGGCGCGCGCAGGCCAGATCCTTGGCGCGGCGCGGCGTCTGGAGCTCAACCATGCGACGGTGTCGCGCCGTATCGCAGCACTTGAGAAGGCACTTGGCGCAAAACTCTTTCGCCGGCTAACGACGGGCTCGGAACTGACCGCGGAGGGCGATCGCTTCGTCACCGTGGCGGAGCGCATCGAGGCCGACATGATCGCCGCGCGGGCGGATATCGCCGGCGAAAGCGACGAAGTCTCCGGCGTGGTGCGCATCGGCGCGCCGGACGGTTTCGGCGTCGCGTTCCTGGCGCCGCGGCTGGGTGCGCTGGCCGAGCGCCATCCCGGCCTGGCGATCCAGCTTGTGCCGGTCCCCCGCTCGTTTTCGCTGTCCAGAAGAGAGGCCGACATCGCGATCACGGTCGAACGCCCGACCGAGGGGCGGCTCGTAGCCGGCAAGCTGGTCGACTACACGCTCGGCCTCTTCGCGTCGCGCGCCTATGCCGACAGGAACGGCCTTCCCGAGACGGCGGCCGATCTGGTTGGCCACCGGCTCGTCGGCTACGTACCCGATCTGCTGATCAGCCCGTCGCTGGACTACGGCCCCGAGATCATGCCTGGCTGGCAGGCGGATTTCGCGGTCTCTTCCGCGCTCGGCCAGGTCGAGGCGGTCCGTTCGGGGGCCGGCATCGGCATCCTCCACACCTTCATCGCGCGCGTCCACGACGATCTGGTGCCGGTTCCCGTCGTTGCGCCGATCCGGCGCGGCTACTGGCTGGTCTACCACGAAACCGTTCGCCCCCTGCGCCGCGTGCAGGCGGTTTCGGCCTTCATCGCCGAAATTGTCGAAGCGGAACGCGAGCGTTTCGTCTGA
- a CDS encoding RidA family protein has translation MDIIRHETGKRMSQSNIYNGIVYLAGQVGEGTTVKEQTQSILAEIDRLLALSGSSKARILSAQIWLSDMADFAEMNEAWDAWVDPANTPARATGEAKLAAPKYRVEIIVVAAQNA, from the coding sequence ATGGACATCATCCGCCACGAGACCGGCAAGCGCATGAGCCAGTCGAACATCTACAACGGCATCGTCTATCTGGCCGGACAGGTCGGCGAGGGTACGACCGTCAAGGAGCAGACGCAGTCCATCCTGGCCGAGATCGACCGCCTGCTGGCGCTGTCGGGTTCGTCCAAGGCGCGCATCCTGTCCGCGCAGATCTGGCTTTCGGACATGGCCGATTTCGCCGAGATGAACGAGGCGTGGGACGCCTGGGTCGATCCTGCCAACACGCCGGCACGTGCGACCGGAGAGGCAAAGCTCGCCGCTCCGAAGTATCGCGTCGAGATCATCGTGGTCGCCGCGCAGAACGCCTGA
- a CDS encoding STAS domain-containing protein, whose product MGKAATARIRLPEHLDIKAAGPLALELTAARGQDVVLDASGIERVGGQCLQVLISAAATWTVDGAELAIDTPSPAFVDAIRIAGLDLTHFSAHPMGRH is encoded by the coding sequence ATGGGGAAAGCCGCGACTGCGAGGATCAGGCTTCCGGAACATCTGGACATCAAGGCGGCCGGGCCTCTTGCGCTCGAGCTGACAGCCGCGCGCGGACAGGACGTCGTTCTCGACGCATCCGGGATCGAGCGCGTCGGCGGACAGTGCCTGCAGGTGCTCATCTCGGCCGCCGCCACATGGACCGTCGACGGCGCGGAACTCGCGATCGACACGCCCTCGCCTGCCTTTGTCGACGCGATCCGGATTGCCGGCCTCGACCTCACACATTTTTCGGCTCATCCGATGGGAAGGCACTGA
- a CDS encoding response regulator — MSKTILTVDDSRTIREMLKAALLDAGMEVFQAEDGVHGLEVLEGCTPDVIITDINMPRMDGFGFIEAVRGSDKHRAIPILVLTTESVDEKKDRARRAGASGWIIKPFDPVKLVNAINRVAA, encoded by the coding sequence ATGTCCAAGACGATCCTCACCGTCGATGATTCCCGCACCATTCGCGAAATGCTCAAGGCCGCCCTTCTGGATGCCGGCATGGAGGTGTTTCAGGCGGAAGACGGCGTGCACGGGCTCGAAGTCCTCGAAGGCTGCACGCCCGACGTCATCATCACCGACATCAACATGCCGCGCATGGACGGCTTCGGCTTCATCGAGGCCGTGCGCGGCAGCGACAAGCACCGCGCCATCCCGATCCTCGTGCTGACCACGGAAAGCGTGGACGAGAAGAAGGACCGCGCGCGCCGCGCGGGCGCGAGCGGCTGGATCATCAAGCCGTTCGACCCGGTCAAGCTCGTCAACGCCATCAACCGCGTCGCTGCCTGA
- a CDS encoding chemotaxis protein CheA: MDTMAAIKQTFFQECEEQLAELEQGLMTIEREEGDVETINAVFRAVHSIKGGAGAFGLDDLVRFAHTFETTLDGMRSGKLDATPQIVRLMLRSADILADLVRISRDGGEPDQARVAQMSDELSRAGGAHAAPVPEAMPQPLIGDGFEADEFGFAPTPVAFDFGADADSEPADTGVDEFGFAPVAISFDTLVGDVEEAGQTYDIVFKPAPGLYAKANDALRLLRELGRLGDMTVTCETDTVPLLSELDPEGAYLTWKIELKTDAAETAVREIFEFVEFDCELSIARRLNLDGTADVVAQPMEDLVPADEPVEVLAPIAPVTVAEIAPPAERTSPAAASQPVQAATAQQPTIRVDLDRVDRLIDLVGELVINQSMLAQRVTEAGIARLSDVAVGLDDLENLTREIQDSVMAIRAQPVRPIFQRMSRVVREVADMTGKSVRLVTEGENCEVDKTVIERLADPLTHMIRNAIDHGLESPEKRVAAGKPEQGVVRMIAAHRSGRVVIEVSDDGAGINRAKVREIAIGKGLIEENLQLTDSEIDDLIFAPGFSTASTISDVSGRGVGMDVVRRSIQALGGRITITSRPGKGTTFTLSLPLTLAVLDGMVVTVAGQTLVVPLSAIVETLQPKASEVHSLGESARVIAIRGSFIPLIDVGSVLGYRSDEAQPTHSVAVLVETENQSQCALMVDGIIGQQQVVIKSLEANYGHVFGVAAATILGDGRVAVILDVDAIVAGSRSEAARADAIRKRNAA, encoded by the coding sequence ATGGACACGATGGCAGCCATCAAGCAGACCTTCTTCCAGGAATGCGAAGAACAGCTCGCGGAGCTTGAGCAGGGCTTGATGACCATCGAGCGCGAGGAAGGCGACGTCGAGACGATCAACGCCGTGTTCCGCGCCGTGCATTCCATCAAGGGTGGGGCCGGCGCGTTCGGGCTGGACGATCTCGTGCGTTTCGCCCACACCTTCGAGACCACGCTGGACGGCATGCGCAGCGGCAAGCTCGACGCGACGCCGCAGATCGTGAGACTGATGCTCCGGTCCGCCGACATCCTTGCCGATCTCGTCCGCATCTCGCGCGACGGCGGCGAGCCCGATCAGGCCCGCGTCGCGCAGATGAGCGACGAGCTCTCGCGCGCCGGCGGCGCACATGCCGCGCCGGTGCCGGAGGCCATGCCGCAGCCGCTCATCGGTGACGGCTTCGAGGCCGATGAGTTCGGCTTTGCGCCGACCCCGGTCGCGTTCGATTTCGGCGCAGACGCGGACAGTGAGCCGGCAGACACGGGCGTCGACGAATTCGGCTTCGCGCCTGTGGCGATCTCGTTCGACACGCTCGTCGGCGACGTGGAAGAGGCCGGCCAGACCTACGACATCGTCTTCAAGCCCGCTCCCGGCCTCTATGCGAAGGCCAACGACGCGCTTCGGCTTTTGCGGGAGCTTGGGCGGCTGGGCGACATGACCGTCACCTGCGAGACCGACACGGTTCCGCTCCTCTCCGAACTCGACCCGGAAGGCGCCTACCTCACCTGGAAGATCGAGCTGAAGACCGATGCCGCGGAAACAGCGGTGCGCGAGATCTTCGAGTTCGTCGAGTTCGATTGCGAATTGTCGATCGCCCGCCGCCTGAATCTCGACGGCACCGCCGATGTTGTTGCGCAGCCGATGGAAGACCTCGTCCCCGCCGACGAGCCGGTCGAGGTCCTCGCGCCGATCGCACCGGTCACCGTCGCCGAAATCGCACCGCCGGCCGAGCGGACATCGCCCGCCGCCGCCAGTCAGCCGGTCCAGGCCGCCACCGCGCAGCAACCCACGATCCGCGTCGATCTCGACCGCGTCGACCGCCTGATCGACCTCGTCGGCGAACTCGTCATCAACCAGTCGATGCTGGCCCAGCGCGTGACCGAGGCGGGCATCGCCCGGCTCTCCGACGTCGCGGTCGGCCTTGACGATCTCGAGAACCTGACGCGCGAGATTCAGGATTCGGTGATGGCGATCCGCGCGCAGCCGGTGCGCCCGATCTTCCAGCGCATGTCGCGCGTGGTTCGCGAAGTCGCCGACATGACCGGCAAGTCCGTCCGTCTCGTGACCGAAGGCGAGAATTGCGAGGTCGACAAGACCGTCATCGAGCGTCTTGCCGATCCGCTCACCCACATGATCCGCAACGCGATCGATCACGGGCTGGAATCGCCGGAAAAGCGCGTGGCGGCCGGCAAGCCGGAGCAAGGCGTCGTGCGCATGATCGCGGCCCACCGGTCGGGCCGCGTCGTCATCGAAGTGTCGGACGACGGCGCCGGCATCAATCGCGCCAAGGTGCGCGAGATCGCCATCGGCAAGGGCCTGATCGAAGAGAACCTCCAGCTCACCGATTCCGAGATCGATGATCTGATCTTCGCGCCCGGCTTCTCCACGGCATCAACCATTTCGGACGTCTCGGGGCGCGGTGTGGGCATGGACGTCGTCCGCCGCTCCATCCAGGCGCTCGGCGGCCGCATCACCATCACATCGCGCCCAGGCAAGGGCACGACCTTCACGCTGAGCCTGCCGCTGACGCTTGCGGTGCTCGACGGCATGGTGGTGACGGTCGCGGGCCAGACGCTGGTCGTCCCGTTGTCCGCGATCGTCGAGACCCTTCAGCCGAAGGCGAGCGAGGTGCATTCGCTGGGCGAAAGCGCGCGCGTGATCGCGATCCGCGGCTCCTTCATTCCGCTCATCGATGTCGGCAGCGTCCTTGGCTATCGCAGCGACGAGGCGCAGCCCACGCACAGCGTCGCGGTTCTGGTGGAGACGGAAAACCAGTCGCAATGCGCACTGATGGTCGACGGGATCATCGGCCAGCAGCAGGTCGTCATCAAGAGCCTCGAGGCCAATTACGGCCACGTCTTCGGCGTCGCCGCCGCCACCATCCTCGGCGACGGCCGCGTGGCGGTCATTCTGGACGTCGATGCAATCGTGGCGGGCTCGCGCTCAGAGGCCGCGCGCGCGGACGCAATTCGCAAGAGGAATGCAGCATGA
- a CDS encoding chemotaxis protein CheW, translating to MMQIREQDAATASELIAFRLGEQEFCVDIMSVRDIRGWTPTTPLPHASDYVKGVINLRGAVLPVVDLAARLGFRPAEPSARHVIIITQVGTQTIGLLVDAVSDILTVNSGSIQPTPNVASELARVFMKGVIAMEGRMISLIALDSVLMNDHAAQGLPN from the coding sequence ATGATGCAGATCAGGGAACAGGACGCCGCTACAGCCAGCGAGCTGATCGCGTTTCGCCTCGGCGAGCAGGAATTCTGCGTCGACATCATGTCGGTGCGCGACATCCGCGGCTGGACGCCGACGACGCCGCTGCCGCACGCGTCGGACTATGTGAAGGGCGTGATTAACCTGCGCGGCGCGGTGCTGCCCGTGGTCGATCTGGCCGCCCGGCTTGGGTTTCGGCCGGCCGAACCCAGCGCCCGCCACGTGATCATCATCACGCAGGTCGGCACCCAGACGATCGGACTTCTGGTCGACGCGGTCTCCGACATCCTGACCGTGAATTCCGGCTCGATCCAGCCGACGCCGAACGTCGCGTCGGAACTCGCCCGCGTCTTCATGAAGGGCGTGATTGCAATGGAAGGCCGCATGATCAGCCTCATCGCGCTCGACAGCGTGCTGATGAACGACCACGCGGCACAGGGACTGCCGAACTGA
- a CDS encoding response regulator has protein sequence MSLLAQLRILVVDDTTTSRLLLRDALETLGFRNIQVAPDGEQAMKMMMTTPSHLIISDMNMPKMNGLQLLHAIRTYKPTSRTPFMILTGSPDRAVLDEGRKLGLNNYLTKPFNPDQLRRALEAIVGKLH, from the coding sequence ATGTCACTTCTAGCCCAACTGAGGATTCTCGTTGTCGATGACACGACGACAAGCCGCCTGCTCCTTCGCGATGCGCTCGAGACGCTCGGATTCCGCAACATTCAGGTTGCGCCCGACGGCGAACAGGCGATGAAGATGATGATGACGACGCCGTCGCACCTCATCATCTCGGACATGAACATGCCGAAGATGAACGGGCTGCAATTGCTGCACGCGATCCGCACCTACAAGCCGACCTCGCGCACGCCTTTCATGATCCTCACCGGCAGCCCCGACCGCGCCGTGCTGGACGAAGGCCGCAAGCTCGGCCTCAACAACTATCTGACGAAGCCGTTCAACCCGGACCAATTGCGACGCGCCCTCGAAGCGATCGTCGGCAAGCTGCACTAG